Proteins co-encoded in one Sulfuricystis thermophila genomic window:
- a CDS encoding malate dehydrogenase: MTKPPVRVAVTGAAGQIGYALLFRIASGEMLGKDQPVILQMLELPVDKAQQALKGVMMELEDCAFPLLVDMIGTADPKVAFKDAQQALLVGAKPRGPGMERKDLLLENAKIFIEQGKALDEVASRDVKVIVVGNPANTNALIAMNSAKSLPRENFTSMMRLDHNRAISMLAARVKAPVTDVKNMVVWGNHSPTMYPDIRFCTVGGKPAAQLVNDEAWYRNEYIPKVGKRGAAIIEARGASSAASAANAAIDHMRDWNLGTNGAWVTMGVVSDGSYGIPEGMIYGMPCVCSNGKWEVVKGLEIDAFSREKMDATLKELQEERDGVKHLFA; the protein is encoded by the coding sequence ATGACCAAGCCCCCCGTTCGCGTCGCCGTCACCGGCGCCGCAGGCCAAATCGGTTACGCACTGTTGTTTCGCATCGCCAGCGGCGAAATGCTCGGCAAGGATCAGCCCGTCATCCTGCAGATGCTCGAATTGCCCGTCGACAAGGCGCAGCAGGCCCTCAAGGGCGTGATGATGGAGCTCGAAGACTGCGCCTTTCCGCTGCTCGTCGATATGATCGGTACCGCCGATCCCAAGGTCGCCTTCAAGGATGCCCAGCAGGCCTTGCTGGTCGGCGCCAAGCCGCGCGGCCCGGGGATGGAACGCAAGGACCTGCTGCTCGAAAACGCCAAGATCTTCATCGAGCAGGGCAAGGCACTCGACGAAGTAGCCTCGCGCGATGTCAAGGTCATCGTCGTCGGCAACCCGGCCAATACCAATGCGCTGATCGCGATGAACAGCGCGAAGAGCCTGCCGCGCGAGAACTTCACCTCGATGATGCGGCTCGACCACAACCGTGCGATCTCGATGCTCGCAGCGCGTGTGAAAGCGCCGGTCACCGATGTGAAGAACATGGTCGTCTGGGGCAACCACTCGCCGACGATGTATCCGGATATCCGCTTCTGTACGGTAGGTGGCAAACCCGCAGCGCAACTCGTCAATGACGAAGCCTGGTATCGGAACGAATACATCCCGAAGGTCGGCAAGCGCGGCGCGGCGATCATCGAAGCGCGCGGCGCCTCCTCCGCTGCCTCGGCCGCCAATGCGGCGATCGACCACATGCGCGACTGGAACCTCGGCACGAACGGAGCGTGGGTGACGATGGGGGTGGTTTCCGATGGGTCCTACGGCATTCCCGAGGGCATGATCTACGGCATGCCCTGCGTATGTAGCAACGGCAAATGGGAAGTCGTCAAGGGCTTGGAGATCGACGCCTTCTCGCGCGAGAAGATGGATGCCACGCTCAAGGAGCTGCAAGAGGAGCGTGACGGCGTCAAGCATCTGTTCGCGTAA
- a CDS encoding GntR family transcriptional regulator, producing the protein MKRQTSAESPSFSPLYRQIKGLMIQALEKQEWRPGEMIPSEAELASRFQVSQGTVRKAIDEMAAENLLVRKQGKGTFVASHSDPRAFFRFLRLVPLSGGVEPAHSRPLECWRAKARPEAAHILGIQPGDPVIIVRRLLEFSGKPVVLDEIYLPGEIFAGLTFDVLKESQVSLYTLFEEKFGVRMIRAEERIRAVAADRTTAELLGVREGSPLLSVERTSFTYGNRPVEWRRGLYSTEKHCYFNELT; encoded by the coding sequence ATGAAAAGGCAGACTTCCGCCGAATCACCCTCTTTCAGCCCGCTGTATCGTCAGATCAAGGGGCTGATGATCCAGGCGCTCGAAAAACAGGAATGGCGACCCGGGGAGATGATCCCCAGTGAGGCCGAGCTGGCCAGCCGCTTCCAGGTGAGCCAGGGAACGGTGCGCAAGGCCATCGACGAGATGGCTGCCGAAAACCTGCTGGTGCGTAAGCAAGGCAAAGGCACGTTCGTCGCCAGCCATAGCGATCCACGCGCCTTTTTCCGTTTCCTGCGACTGGTGCCGCTCTCGGGGGGCGTCGAGCCGGCGCACAGTCGGCCGCTGGAATGCTGGCGGGCCAAGGCGCGGCCCGAGGCTGCGCACATCCTCGGTATCCAGCCGGGTGACCCCGTGATCATCGTGCGTCGCCTGCTCGAATTTTCGGGTAAACCCGTCGTACTCGACGAGATCTATCTGCCGGGTGAAATCTTCGCCGGACTGACCTTCGATGTGCTGAAGGAGTCACAGGTTTCCCTCTATACGCTGTTCGAGGAGAAGTTTGGGGTGCGCATGATCCGGGCGGAAGAGCGTATTCGCGCAGTGGCCGCCGACCGGACCACTGCCGAGCTCCTCGGTGTGCGCGAGGGCAGTCCGCTGCTTTCCGTGGAACGCACCAGTTTCACCTACGGCAATCGCCCCGTGGAATGGCGCCGTGGCCTGTATTCGACCGAGAAGCATTGCTATTTCAATGAATTGACTTGA
- the sdhC gene encoding succinate dehydrogenase, cytochrome b556 subunit yields the protein MNGIARKRPKHLNLFQIKLPIAGVASILHRISGFGLFLMLPLLIWLLELSLTSPDTFALLKSIVAHPLVKLLLIGLLWAFLHHFFMGIRILLIDIHVGVAKAQAAASAKAVLAVSLVLTLILGAKLW from the coding sequence ATGAACGGAATCGCCAGAAAGCGTCCCAAGCATTTGAATCTTTTTCAGATAAAACTTCCCATCGCCGGCGTGGCTTCCATACTGCACCGCATTAGCGGTTTCGGCCTGTTCCTGATGCTGCCGCTCCTGATCTGGTTACTCGAGCTTTCGTTGACTTCGCCCGACACCTTTGCGCTGCTGAAATCGATCGTCGCGCACCCGCTCGTCAAGCTCCTCCTGATCGGCCTGCTGTGGGCGTTCCTGCATCACTTTTTCATGGGCATCCGCATCCTGCTGATCGACATCCACGTCGGTGTCGCCAAGGCGCAGGCGGCGGCTTCGGCCAAGGCCGTGCTGGCGGTGAGCCTGGTCCTGACCTTGATCCTGGGAGCGAAATTATGGTGA
- the sdhD gene encoding succinate dehydrogenase, hydrophobic membrane anchor protein has protein sequence MVNRKIVGAHYGLIDWLAQRITAIVMIVFTLVIAVGLGSGAGASFETWRAFMSAEPMRFITFLFVIALCWHAWVGVRDIWMDYVQPAGIKLALHVLTLLVLIGYAGWAVRIIWRL, from the coding sequence ATGGTGAATCGCAAGATCGTCGGCGCCCATTACGGCCTGATCGACTGGCTGGCCCAGCGCATCACGGCCATTGTCATGATCGTTTTCACACTGGTGATCGCTGTCGGTCTGGGCTCGGGCGCAGGTGCGAGTTTCGAAACCTGGCGCGCCTTCATGTCGGCCGAACCGATGCGCTTCATCACCTTCCTGTTCGTGATTGCTCTGTGCTGGCATGCCTGGGTCGGCGTGCGCGACATCTGGATGGATTACGTCCAGCCCGCCGGCATCAAGCTCGCATTGCATGTCCTCACCCTGCTGGTGTTGATCGGTTATGCCGGTTGGGCGGTGAGAATCATCTGGAGGCTCTGA